The proteins below come from a single Longimicrobium sp. genomic window:
- a CDS encoding SLBB domain-containing protein, which produces MILFRMLAAALSGALLAGGVAPVLAQEPARDSVRVGTGVPGGNPNGWFPPAQPLDAPIRRTEYALGPGDVVDVSLFGDVNVTHSLVVTPEGTVVIPAIGVVRVLGLNLDQAQARARTAVLRLYRSVEVTLSLAHVRSFKVYLLGDVANPGMRLATSVTRLSEVLPAPRGSRTLQRNLLLRRAEGDSVRVDLAPFYISGDLRANPTLRAGDVLVIPVVDETVEAYGRVFYPGSFQFREGESLAEFLNLVNGGAGFPSNAADSIRIARFVTPQQREFMTLSRAEALGARGRALILRPTDAIYVAEVGNFQRQRRATVTGQVRYPGAYPIRPDTTTVRELIAMAGGFTEQASLTSATLRRGVTGVETQGLGGVPTDLRGAPADSTARFEEREIQRIRAQGDETNVVVDFQQLFASGQDAYDQTVRGGDVLNVPERRNDVAVLGAVRTPGLVQFTPGQRPEHFIRLAGWYTRRADFRDAVVLRAKLGTPLQAEEVRALEAGDVIVVPFRQRRTVIERLASVQTVASIVSGLILTVVAVTQIGK; this is translated from the coding sequence CCCTGGACGCTCCCATCCGCCGCACCGAGTACGCGCTGGGGCCGGGCGACGTGGTGGACGTGTCGCTGTTCGGCGACGTGAACGTCACCCACTCGCTGGTGGTTACGCCGGAAGGGACGGTGGTGATCCCGGCCATCGGGGTGGTGCGGGTGCTGGGGCTGAACCTTGACCAGGCGCAGGCGCGTGCCCGTACCGCGGTGCTGCGGCTCTACCGCAGCGTGGAGGTCACCCTTTCGCTTGCGCACGTGCGCTCGTTCAAGGTGTACCTGCTGGGCGACGTGGCGAACCCGGGGATGCGGCTGGCCACCTCCGTGACGCGGCTGAGCGAAGTGCTGCCGGCTCCCCGCGGCTCGCGCACGCTGCAGCGGAACCTCCTGCTGCGCCGCGCGGAGGGCGATTCCGTGCGGGTGGACCTGGCCCCCTTCTACATCTCCGGCGACCTGCGCGCCAACCCCACGCTGCGCGCGGGCGACGTGCTGGTGATTCCCGTGGTGGACGAGACGGTGGAGGCGTACGGGCGCGTCTTCTATCCCGGGTCGTTCCAGTTCAGGGAGGGGGAGTCGCTCGCCGAGTTCCTGAACCTCGTAAACGGCGGCGCCGGCTTTCCGTCCAACGCCGCGGATTCGATCCGCATCGCGCGCTTCGTTACGCCCCAGCAGCGGGAGTTCATGACCCTCTCGCGGGCGGAGGCGCTCGGCGCCCGCGGGCGTGCGCTGATCCTGCGGCCGACCGACGCCATCTACGTGGCCGAGGTGGGGAACTTCCAGCGGCAGCGCAGGGCGACCGTGACCGGGCAGGTGAGGTACCCGGGAGCCTACCCCATCCGGCCCGACACCACGACGGTGCGCGAGCTGATCGCCATGGCGGGCGGCTTCACCGAGCAGGCGTCGCTCACCAGCGCGACGCTCCGCCGCGGGGTGACCGGCGTGGAGACTCAGGGGCTGGGGGGCGTGCCTACCGACCTGCGTGGAGCTCCCGCGGACAGCACCGCTCGCTTCGAGGAGCGGGAGATCCAGCGCATCCGCGCGCAGGGCGACGAGACCAACGTGGTGGTGGACTTCCAGCAGCTCTTCGCCAGCGGCCAGGACGCCTACGACCAGACGGTGCGTGGCGGCGACGTGCTGAACGTGCCGGAGCGCCGCAACGACGTGGCCGTGCTGGGCGCGGTACGCACGCCGGGGCTGGTGCAGTTCACGCCGGGGCAGAGACCGGAGCACTTCATTCGCCTGGCCGGGTGGTACACGCGCCGCGCGGACTTCCGCGACGCGGTGGTGCTGCGCGCCAAGCTGGGCACGCCGCTCCAGGCGGAGGAGGTGCGGGCGCTGGAAGCGGGCGACGTCATCGTAGTCCCCTTCCGCCAGCGCCGCACGGTGATCGAGCGGCTCGCCAGCGTGCAGACGGTCGCGAGCATCGTGTCCGGGCTGATCCTCACGGTCGTCGCCGTCACCCAGATCGGGAAGTGA
- a CDS encoding GNVR domain-containing protein codes for MSTENGGSPPGDEVRILDLGAVLLRRWRMIVLSTLAVMLVAGGLAMLRTKKYQASVVLLAPQEQGGGRSSDMLARQLAGAGIPGVGNVSNPNQRLIGVLARSRSFADSMVARVAGPRPDGGMAGKLRRMLAADTEVNPRPDGSIAILVEGEDPRLAAKVANTFPVLLNEMSARVGVEAAVQKQHFLETQLRRARAALDRSEQRLVSFQKQRNAPELSDQATRTVDAAAQLQSQITEQEVRVSELRRTVTPSNAQLQSAEARLSTLRGQLRRLTAGGGGGLFVPFSESPDLAATLTRLKRDYQRDEQVYISLTTAIAQSQIDVNNNLPVVSVLDQATVPGAPSGIGLKLILVVAAVLGLVLGLVAAFVAEHFARARQDPAAGSFFVAWEDFKHDVVPLRRRSTQTAGRR; via the coding sequence ATGAGCACTGAAAACGGCGGTTCCCCTCCGGGGGATGAGGTCCGCATCCTCGATCTGGGAGCGGTGCTGCTGCGGCGCTGGCGGATGATCGTGCTCTCCACGCTGGCGGTGATGCTCGTGGCCGGCGGGCTGGCCATGCTGCGCACGAAGAAGTACCAGGCCAGCGTGGTGCTGCTCGCCCCGCAGGAGCAGGGGGGCGGCCGCTCGTCGGACATGCTGGCGCGCCAGCTGGCCGGGGCGGGGATTCCGGGAGTGGGCAACGTCAGCAACCCCAACCAGCGGCTCATCGGGGTGCTGGCGCGCAGCCGCTCCTTCGCGGACTCCATGGTCGCGCGGGTGGCGGGGCCGCGCCCCGACGGCGGCATGGCGGGCAAGCTCCGCCGGATGCTCGCCGCGGACACCGAGGTGAACCCCAGGCCCGACGGCTCCATCGCCATCCTGGTGGAGGGCGAGGACCCGCGGCTGGCCGCAAAGGTGGCCAACACCTTTCCGGTGCTCCTCAACGAGATGTCGGCGCGGGTGGGGGTGGAGGCGGCGGTCCAGAAGCAGCACTTCCTGGAGACGCAGCTCCGCCGGGCACGCGCCGCGCTGGACCGGTCCGAGCAGCGGCTCGTCTCCTTCCAGAAGCAGAGGAACGCTCCCGAGCTGTCGGACCAGGCCACCCGCACGGTGGACGCCGCCGCGCAGCTCCAGAGCCAGATCACGGAGCAGGAGGTGCGGGTCAGCGAGCTGCGCCGCACGGTGACTCCCAGCAACGCGCAGCTGCAGTCGGCGGAGGCCAGGCTGTCCACCCTGCGCGGGCAGCTCCGGCGGCTGACGGCCGGGGGCGGGGGCGGGCTCTTCGTACCCTTCAGCGAGTCGCCCGACCTGGCGGCCACGCTCACGCGGCTGAAGCGCGACTACCAGCGCGACGAGCAGGTCTACATCTCGCTGACGACCGCGATCGCGCAGTCGCAGATCGACGTCAACAACAACCTGCCCGTGGTGAGCGTGCTGGACCAGGCCACGGTGCCGGGCGCGCCCAGCGGCATCGGCCTCAAGCTGATCCTGGTGGTGGCCGCGGTGCTGGGGCTGGTGCTGGGGCTGGTGGCGGCGTTCGTGGCGGAGCACTTCGCCCGCGCGCGGCAGGACCCCGCCGCCGGCTCGTTCTTCGTGGCGTGGGAAGACTTCAAGCACGACGTGGTGCCGCTGCGGCGGCGCTCCACACAGACCGCGGGCAGGCGGTAG
- a CDS encoding methyltransferase domain-containing protein codes for MFEPNVQAVLDRIKPDDRVLDIGGWARPFNRANYVVDAEPYETRGYYGASRPPQGGEREHFTRDTWHARDICEHTPFPFGDKELDYVICSHTLEDIRDPLWVCAEMVRVAKAGYLEVPSRVAESCRGTEPGIVGWTHHRWLIDIGDAHVDFLMKYHMIHSSPRFSLPRSYLHQLPEERQVQWLFWTDSFTFAERTIHGVENIAAELEGYVNRVAPASAIPGKVDDALFEVAQLGRRAVNRLRR; via the coding sequence ATGTTCGAACCGAATGTGCAGGCGGTGCTCGACCGCATCAAACCCGACGACCGCGTCCTCGACATCGGCGGGTGGGCGCGGCCCTTCAACCGCGCCAACTACGTGGTGGACGCCGAGCCGTACGAGACGCGCGGCTACTACGGCGCGTCGCGGCCGCCCCAGGGCGGCGAGCGGGAGCACTTCACCCGCGACACGTGGCACGCGCGCGACATCTGCGAGCACACGCCCTTTCCGTTCGGCGACAAGGAGCTGGACTACGTCATCTGCTCGCACACGCTGGAGGACATCCGCGACCCGCTGTGGGTGTGCGCGGAGATGGTGCGCGTGGCCAAGGCGGGGTACCTGGAGGTGCCGTCGCGCGTGGCCGAGAGCTGCCGCGGCACCGAGCCGGGGATCGTGGGGTGGACGCACCACCGCTGGCTGATCGACATCGGCGACGCGCACGTGGACTTCCTGATGAAGTACCACATGATCCACTCCTCCCCCCGCTTCTCGCTGCCCAGGTCGTACCTGCACCAGCTCCCCGAGGAGCGGCAGGTGCAATGGCTCTTCTGGACGGACTCGTTCACCTTCGCGGAGCGGACGATCCACGGCGTGGAGAACATCGCGGCGGAGCTGGAGGGGTACGTGAACAGGGTGGCCCCCGCGTCGGCGATCCCGGGAAAGGTGGACGACGCGCTGTTCGAGGTGGCGCAGCTCGGGCGCCGCGCGGTGAACCGCCTGCGGCGCTAG
- a CDS encoding ABC transporter permease gives MQTESSTMAVGGAPGTQGSIPTLVIQPAGRFAAIDFRELWAYRGLFWFLVWRDIKVRYAQTVLGAGWAVLQPLLTTLLFTIIFGTFAKIPSDGVPYAAFAITALVPWTYFSTALTGASTSLVASTNLITKVYFPRLVIPAAPVLAGLLDFFIGMVIIIAMVLFYGLTPSPLALVIVPIVVVVMALTAAGVGSWLAALNIQYRDIRYVVPFLVQVWMYASPVVYPASVVPERFRLVYALNPMVGVIEGLRAAFLGTGEVGWSTIGVSLGMGLLLFVGGVLYFRRVERTFADVA, from the coding sequence ATGCAAACGGAGAGCAGCACGATGGCGGTGGGCGGAGCCCCGGGGACGCAGGGCTCCATTCCCACGCTGGTCATACAGCCGGCGGGGCGCTTCGCCGCGATCGACTTTCGCGAGCTGTGGGCGTACCGCGGGCTTTTCTGGTTCCTGGTGTGGCGCGACATCAAGGTGCGCTACGCGCAGACGGTGCTGGGCGCGGGGTGGGCGGTGCTGCAGCCCCTGCTCACCACGCTGCTCTTCACCATCATCTTCGGGACCTTTGCCAAGATCCCGTCCGACGGGGTGCCGTACGCCGCCTTCGCCATCACCGCGCTGGTGCCGTGGACCTACTTCTCCACGGCGCTCACTGGGGCGAGCACCAGCCTGGTGGCGAGCACCAACCTGATCACCAAGGTGTACTTTCCGCGCCTGGTGATCCCCGCGGCGCCGGTGCTGGCCGGGCTGCTGGACTTCTTCATCGGCATGGTCATCATCATCGCGATGGTGTTGTTCTACGGCCTCACCCCGTCGCCGCTGGCGCTGGTGATCGTCCCCATCGTGGTGGTGGTGATGGCGCTCACCGCCGCGGGGGTGGGGTCGTGGCTTGCCGCGCTCAACATCCAGTACCGCGACATCCGCTACGTGGTGCCGTTCCTGGTGCAGGTGTGGATGTACGCGTCGCCGGTGGTGTACCCCGCCTCGGTGGTCCCGGAGCGGTTCCGGCTGGTATACGCGCTCAACCCCATGGTGGGCGTCATCGAGGGGCTGCGCGCCGCCTTCCTGGGCACCGGCGAGGTGGGCTGGTCCACCATCGGGGTTTCCCTGGGGATGGGGCTGCTGCTCTTCGTGGGCGGGGTCCTCTACTTCCGGCGCGTCGAGCGCACCTTCGCTGACGTGGCGTGA
- a CDS encoding ABC transporter ATP-binding protein, giving the protein MSNTAIRAEHLGKQYRIGARAEPYKTVRESLTRAITTPVRRTAGLLRTGKWARESEGELVWALRDVSFDVKHGEVLGVIGRNGAGKSTLLKILSRITPPSVGRAEVHGRIGSLLEVGTGFHPELTGRENIYLNGAFLGMDRAYIARRMEEIVEFSGVGKFLDTPVKRYSSGMYLRLAFAVAAHLEPEILIVDEVLAVGDTAFQEKCVARMGTVAREGRTVLFVSHNMTAVHSLCTRCVVIQEGRVKFDGDTEEAILEYQTAAHGSDEDGPRGEWDYSGRSPAGIPAGKPIIRKVVLQDEMGRVTDTLPVSRPARMVIEVDGLSEYPNPVVGVLFKSYNDQNMLGFNTAMRPPVIRGRRQGREELVLDIPHVPFTPGTYWIDIGVDDAGVRRLDYVDHAVRMVVAEFDVYGSGVAIKAEHGVVYLDGEWELRPAPPMDGAAVGLIEKVDSPDGVFTA; this is encoded by the coding sequence ATGTCGAACACCGCGATACGCGCCGAGCACCTCGGCAAGCAGTACCGGATCGGGGCCCGCGCCGAGCCGTACAAGACCGTCCGCGAATCTCTCACGCGCGCCATCACCACGCCGGTGCGGCGCACGGCGGGGCTGCTGCGGACGGGGAAGTGGGCGCGTGAGTCCGAGGGCGAGCTGGTGTGGGCGCTCCGCGACGTCTCCTTCGACGTGAAGCACGGCGAGGTGCTGGGCGTCATCGGCCGCAACGGGGCCGGCAAGAGCACCCTGCTCAAGATCCTCTCGCGCATCACGCCGCCCAGCGTGGGGCGCGCCGAGGTGCACGGCCGAATCGGATCGCTGCTGGAGGTGGGCACCGGCTTCCACCCCGAGCTCACGGGGCGCGAGAACATCTACCTGAACGGCGCATTCCTGGGGATGGACCGCGCGTACATCGCGCGCCGCATGGAAGAGATCGTGGAGTTCAGCGGGGTGGGGAAGTTCCTGGACACCCCGGTGAAGCGCTACTCCAGCGGGATGTACCTGCGCCTGGCCTTCGCCGTGGCGGCGCACCTGGAGCCGGAGATCCTGATCGTGGACGAGGTGCTCGCCGTGGGCGACACCGCCTTCCAGGAGAAGTGCGTGGCCCGCATGGGCACCGTGGCCCGCGAGGGGCGCACGGTGCTCTTCGTGAGCCACAACATGACGGCGGTGCACTCGCTGTGCACCCGCTGCGTGGTGATCCAGGAGGGGCGCGTCAAGTTCGACGGCGACACCGAGGAAGCGATCCTGGAGTACCAGACCGCCGCGCACGGGAGCGACGAGGACGGCCCGCGCGGCGAGTGGGACTACTCCGGCCGCAGCCCGGCGGGCATCCCGGCCGGCAAGCCGATCATCCGCAAGGTGGTGCTGCAGGACGAGATGGGTCGCGTCACCGACACGCTCCCGGTGAGCCGCCCGGCACGCATGGTCATCGAGGTGGACGGGCTCTCGGAGTACCCGAACCCGGTGGTGGGCGTGCTGTTCAAGTCGTACAACGACCAGAACATGCTGGGGTTCAACACCGCCATGCGCCCGCCGGTCATCCGCGGCCGGCGCCAGGGGCGCGAGGAGCTGGTGCTGGACATCCCGCACGTCCCCTTTACCCCGGGCACGTACTGGATCGACATCGGCGTGGACGATGCCGGGGTGCGGCGGCTGGACTACGTGGACCACGCGGTGCGCATGGTGGTGGCCGAGTTCGACGTGTACGGCAGCGGCGTGGCCATCAAGGCGGAGCACGGCGTGGTGTACCTGGACGGCGAGTGGGAGCTGCGCCCCGCGCCGCCCATGGACGGCGCCGCGGTTGGGCTGATCGAAAAGGTTGATTCCCCGGATGGAGTTTTCACCGCATGA
- a CDS encoding methyltransferase domain-containing protein: MKLIVGCGPKPVPEGWVGIDVNEDYLRRAREISPSTEVFYGDATNLPFEDDSVDELVCWEVLEHIEDKEKALSEFHRVSRPGAKLTLTTPMLHIEQELGRRSRNYQQSVVDTQHQFCVPPEETLSLIKRYYDLSRVWYAPEAYAYCRAIAPLLDEYDVRFNDAGDLVGENAKLVHELATRKQRRTSWFYRLVNRIRPYSATKSICIAGECRKPLAA, encoded by the coding sequence ATGAAGCTGATCGTAGGGTGTGGTCCCAAGCCCGTGCCTGAAGGGTGGGTTGGGATCGACGTGAACGAGGACTACCTGCGCCGGGCCCGGGAAATCTCTCCATCCACGGAAGTGTTCTACGGCGACGCCACGAACCTTCCCTTCGAGGACGACTCGGTGGACGAGCTGGTTTGCTGGGAGGTGCTGGAGCACATCGAGGACAAGGAGAAGGCGCTCAGCGAGTTCCACCGCGTCTCCAGGCCGGGCGCCAAGCTGACGCTCACCACGCCGATGCTGCACATAGAGCAGGAGCTGGGGCGCCGGTCGCGCAACTACCAGCAGAGCGTGGTGGACACGCAGCACCAGTTCTGCGTGCCGCCCGAGGAGACGCTGAGCCTCATCAAGCGCTACTACGACCTCAGCCGGGTGTGGTACGCTCCCGAGGCGTACGCCTACTGCCGCGCCATCGCGCCGCTGCTGGACGAGTACGACGTGCGCTTCAACGACGCGGGCGACCTGGTGGGCGAGAACGCGAAGCTGGTGCACGAGCTGGCCACCCGCAAGCAGCGCCGGACGTCGTGGTTCTACCGGCTGGTGAACCGCATCCGCCCCTACTCCGCCACCAAGTCGATCTGCATCGCGGGCGAGTGCCGGAAGCCGCTGGCCGCCTGA
- a CDS encoding glycosyltransferase family 4 protein, translating into MTESEGVRRALASWTSLRAAAVALYGAAAANRRLRGAGRGSVRRVVHVSPAFFGGGSIIGGGERYAVSLAQAMAGLVETVFLSFGPERRTERHGALRVEIFPILELKDGVAFDPVSFSFLPMLRGFDVVHCHQYRTIVTNFAALAGAALGKRVFVTDLGGTGRHFTHVLPVARVVTGFLPISEFGARVLPDGQRGTVIHGGVDDSFLAIPPAAGPKPPRVLFVGRLLPHKGIDDLIRAVEPGWELVVMGRPYKPEYFALLQELAAGKNVRFVTDASDEELVRAYREAAVTVLPSVYRDTYGVHHEIPELLGLVLLESMACGTPAICTDVGGMPEFVDEGVTGFVVPPNSPDALRERIAFLMDNPQEAAAMGQRGRETVARRFTWRAVAERCLRAYGG; encoded by the coding sequence ATGACGGAGAGCGAGGGCGTGCGGCGGGCGCTGGCGAGCTGGACCTCGCTGCGCGCCGCAGCCGTGGCGCTGTACGGGGCCGCCGCGGCCAACCGCCGGCTGCGCGGAGCGGGGCGGGGGAGCGTGCGCCGGGTGGTGCACGTCTCTCCCGCCTTCTTCGGCGGCGGGTCCATCATCGGCGGGGGGGAGCGGTACGCCGTGAGCCTGGCGCAGGCGATGGCGGGGCTGGTGGAGACCGTCTTCCTCAGCTTCGGGCCGGAGCGCCGTACGGAGCGGCACGGGGCGCTGCGGGTGGAGATCTTTCCCATCCTGGAGCTCAAGGACGGGGTGGCGTTCGACCCGGTGTCGTTCTCCTTTCTGCCGATGCTGCGCGGCTTCGACGTGGTGCACTGCCACCAGTACCGCACCATCGTCACCAACTTCGCGGCGCTCGCCGGCGCGGCGCTGGGGAAGCGGGTGTTCGTGACCGACCTGGGCGGCACGGGGCGCCACTTCACGCACGTGCTGCCGGTGGCGCGCGTGGTGACCGGCTTCCTGCCGATCTCCGAGTTCGGCGCCCGCGTGCTCCCGGACGGGCAGCGGGGGACGGTGATCCACGGCGGCGTGGACGACAGCTTTCTGGCGATCCCCCCCGCCGCCGGCCCCAAGCCGCCCCGGGTGCTGTTCGTGGGCCGCCTGCTGCCGCACAAGGGGATCGACGACCTGATCCGCGCCGTGGAGCCGGGGTGGGAGCTGGTGGTGATGGGAAGGCCGTACAAGCCGGAGTACTTCGCCCTGCTGCAGGAGCTGGCAGCGGGGAAGAACGTGCGCTTCGTGACCGACGCGAGCGACGAGGAGCTGGTGCGCGCCTACCGCGAAGCCGCCGTCACGGTGCTCCCCTCCGTGTACCGCGACACGTACGGCGTGCACCACGAGATCCCGGAGCTGCTGGGGCTGGTGCTGCTGGAGAGCATGGCGTGCGGCACGCCGGCTATCTGCACCGACGTGGGCGGGATGCCGGAGTTCGTGGACGAGGGCGTCACCGGCTTCGTGGTGCCGCCCAACTCGCCCGACGCGCTTCGCGAACGCATCGCCTTCCTGATGGACAACCCCCAGGAGGCGGCGGCGATGGGGCAGCGCGGGCGCGAGACGGTGGCGCGGCGCTTCACCTGGCGCGCGGTGGCGGAGCGCTGCCTGCGGGCGTACGGCGGTTGA
- a CDS encoding glycosyltransferase family 4 protein: protein MRILVVSNFYPPHFIGGYELGCAAAVEALRRRGHQVAVLTSTYGGDGPRSEGEVHRWMTGVGPEPARPWRPAPVRRLATLVRLVRKERGNWAALRRLAAEFRPDVVYVWNPVGTSVSLAAALPALGKPSAFYVFDEWMARGDDLVLRFWKGGGVPARVAAAAGLPAVSGGVAFRNVHFGSAYLAEAVRAAGVRTEGARTIHWGIDPGAFPYRAERRPEVRRLLFVGQVLPHKGVHTLVEALALVAAEPGSRVTLTIAGDADNPYGHELRRRVRELGLEDAVSFRGRVPRAEIVPLYHEHDVLVFPSVWNEPFGITILEAMACGLPVVATGTGGSGEIVRDGENALVFGPGDAAACARQIGRLMRDEELFERIRRNARDSVERHFTLDRTIAEIEEGLRAAVAGGAA, encoded by the coding sequence ATGCGCATCCTGGTCGTTTCCAACTTCTATCCACCCCACTTCATCGGCGGCTACGAGCTGGGCTGCGCCGCGGCGGTGGAGGCGCTGCGGCGGCGCGGCCACCAGGTGGCGGTGCTCACCAGCACGTACGGCGGGGATGGGCCGCGCAGCGAGGGCGAGGTGCACCGCTGGATGACCGGCGTGGGCCCCGAGCCCGCCCGCCCGTGGCGGCCCGCCCCCGTGCGGCGCCTGGCCACGCTGGTGCGGCTGGTGCGCAAGGAGCGGGGGAACTGGGCGGCGCTGCGCCGGCTGGCGGCGGAGTTCCGCCCCGACGTGGTGTACGTGTGGAACCCGGTGGGCACCTCCGTCTCGCTCGCCGCGGCGCTTCCGGCGCTGGGGAAGCCCTCCGCCTTCTACGTGTTCGACGAGTGGATGGCGCGCGGCGACGACCTGGTCCTCCGCTTCTGGAAGGGCGGCGGCGTGCCGGCGCGAGTGGCGGCGGCGGCGGGGCTGCCGGCGGTGAGCGGGGGGGTGGCCTTTCGCAACGTGCACTTCGGCAGCGCGTACCTGGCCGAGGCCGTGCGCGCCGCCGGGGTGCGCACCGAGGGCGCCCGCACGATCCACTGGGGGATCGATCCGGGCGCCTTTCCGTACCGCGCGGAGCGCCGTCCCGAGGTGCGCAGGCTCCTCTTCGTGGGGCAGGTGCTGCCGCACAAGGGCGTGCACACGCTGGTCGAGGCGCTCGCCCTGGTCGCGGCGGAGCCCGGCTCGCGGGTCACCCTCACCATCGCGGGCGACGCGGACAACCCCTACGGGCACGAGCTCCGGCGGCGCGTGCGCGAGCTGGGGCTCGAAGACGCGGTGAGCTTTCGCGGCCGCGTGCCGCGCGCGGAGATCGTGCCGCTGTACCACGAACACGACGTGCTGGTCTTCCCCTCCGTGTGGAACGAGCCGTTCGGCATCACCATTCTGGAGGCGATGGCGTGCGGCCTCCCCGTCGTCGCCACCGGCACCGGCGGAAGCGGCGAGATCGTGCGCGACGGTGAGAACGCGCTCGTGTTCGGACCGGGTGACGCGGCGGCGTGCGCTCGCCAGATCGGGCGCCTGATGCGGGACGAGGAGCTCTTCGAGCGCATCCGCCGCAACGCGCGCGACTCCGTGGAGCGCCACTTCACGCTCGACCGCACGATCGCGGAGATCGAGGAAGGGCTGCGCGCGGCGGTCGCGGGAGGCGCGGCGTGA
- a CDS encoding glycosyltransferase family 1 protein has protein sequence MTTDAGAPMRVVYDVSILGAGHRSLLSRTGTYRVTERLAHGLAAAPECELRFSAVESARVRGLARAHLAEDPSLRHVPLVAPPRAGLVEALAHPLLRMDLRPSDAKHVRVARGVMAQTVKAAEAALGHRRLGDWVDADVFHSPSAPLPRWAGRGKPPARLLTVLDLIPVLFPELFDVHVLRRFRAVLASLDPDAWAICISASGRDDLCEHTGIDPARVFVTPLAAAPDRFHPVTDAERIAEVKARYGIPDAPYLLSLNTLEPRKNMDHAIRSFIRLVRDEGVRDLYFVLAGTKGWHHDKIFEAISGAGELRGRIILPGFVADEDLAALYSGATAFVYPSLYEGFGLPPLEAMQCGVPVITSNTSSLPEVVGDAGIMLDPRDEDALCQAMLDLYRTPSLRHTLRERSLARARHFSWERCTRDTIAAYRAASAS, from the coding sequence GTGACGACGGACGCGGGCGCGCCGATGCGGGTGGTGTACGACGTGTCGATCCTGGGCGCGGGGCACCGGTCGCTGCTGAGCCGCACGGGCACCTACCGGGTGACGGAGCGGCTCGCGCACGGGCTGGCCGCCGCGCCGGAGTGCGAGCTGCGCTTCTCGGCGGTGGAATCGGCGCGGGTGCGCGGGCTGGCGCGGGCGCACCTCGCCGAAGACCCGTCGCTGCGGCACGTTCCGCTGGTGGCGCCGCCGCGCGCGGGGCTGGTGGAGGCGCTCGCGCACCCGCTGCTGCGCATGGACCTGCGCCCGTCGGATGCGAAGCACGTGCGCGTGGCGCGCGGCGTAATGGCGCAGACGGTAAAGGCCGCCGAGGCCGCCCTGGGGCACCGCCGGCTGGGCGACTGGGTGGACGCCGACGTCTTCCACTCCCCCTCCGCGCCGCTGCCGCGCTGGGCGGGGCGGGGGAAGCCGCCGGCGCGCCTGCTCACCGTGCTCGACCTGATCCCGGTGCTCTTCCCGGAGCTGTTCGACGTCCACGTGCTGCGCCGCTTCCGGGCCGTGCTCGCCAGCCTGGATCCGGACGCGTGGGCGATCTGCATCTCCGCCTCCGGGCGGGACGACCTGTGCGAGCACACGGGGATCGACCCGGCGCGGGTCTTCGTCACCCCGCTGGCCGCCGCGCCGGACCGCTTCCACCCCGTGACCGACGCGGAGCGGATCGCGGAGGTGAAGGCACGGTACGGGATCCCCGACGCGCCGTACCTGCTCAGCCTCAATACGCTGGAGCCGCGAAAGAACATGGATCACGCGATCCGCTCGTTCATCCGGCTGGTGCGCGACGAGGGGGTGCGCGACCTGTACTTCGTGCTCGCGGGCACGAAGGGGTGGCACCACGACAAGATCTTCGAGGCGATCTCCGGCGCGGGCGAGCTGCGCGGGCGCATCATCCTCCCCGGCTTCGTGGCGGACGAGGACCTGGCGGCGCTCTACAGCGGCGCCACCGCGTTCGTCTACCCGTCGCTGTACGAGGGATTCGGGCTGCCGCCGCTGGAGGCCATGCAGTGCGGCGTCCCCGTCATCACCTCCAACACCTCCTCGCTGCCGGAGGTGGTGGGCGACGCCGGGATCATGCTGGACCCGCGCGACGAGGACGCGCTCTGCCAGGCGATGCTCGACCTGTACCGCACCCCCTCGCTGCGCCACACGCTGCGCGAGCGGTCGCTGGCCCGCGCGCGGCACTTCAGCTGGGAGCGGTGCACCCGCGACACCATCGCTGCCTACCGCGCCGCCAGTGCATCGTAA